A single genomic interval of uncultured Desulfobacter sp. harbors:
- a CDS encoding methyl-accepting chemotaxis protein, protein MTQREGLGQTEETYFIGPDKLMRSDSYLDPQNHSVKASWANPEKGAVNTEAADDVLSGKTGKKIIIDYDGKPVLSAYTPVNAGGITWGLLAEIDRVEAFAAVRTIKINIAIIALVSAVLIFIIALSISRLITNPIKKGVAMAQKMADGDLTQQLDIDQKDEVGILAKSLNDMSFKLRQMFNDIAIGTQTLTASSKELSTVSEQISTNAEQTAEKSNNVAAAAEEMSTNMNSVAAATEQTTVNTQMIVSAAEKMTATIQDVSNNIAKGNETTAFAVKQANTVSQKVDDLGKAASDINAVTDTISEISEQTNLLALNAKIEAARAGEAGKGFAVVAGEIKALAQQTAEATDVISSKIAGVHITTQESVKAIESIVGVINEINSIVTTVAAAIEEQSVATQEISGNVSQAAQGLNEVNENVNHTSKVAAEVTQDIAQVSQATVQMSTGSHQVKTKSDELSGLAEKLNEMIGRFQI, encoded by the coding sequence ATGACCCAAAGGGAAGGGTTAGGCCAGACTGAAGAAACATATTTCATCGGTCCGGATAAGCTCATGAGATCTGATTCATATTTAGACCCTCAAAATCATTCGGTAAAAGCCTCATGGGCTAATCCGGAAAAAGGCGCGGTCAATACCGAAGCAGCAGATGATGTTCTGTCCGGAAAAACCGGTAAAAAAATTATTATTGATTACGATGGAAAACCTGTTTTATCTGCGTACACGCCTGTCAATGCCGGGGGCATCACCTGGGGGTTACTTGCAGAAATTGATAGAGTTGAAGCATTTGCTGCCGTAAGAACCATAAAAATCAATATCGCCATCATTGCCCTGGTGTCTGCGGTTTTAATATTTATCATTGCCTTATCCATCAGTCGATTGATAACAAATCCAATCAAAAAAGGCGTTGCCATGGCTCAGAAGATGGCCGATGGTGATTTAACCCAGCAACTGGATATTGATCAAAAAGATGAGGTTGGTATCTTGGCCAAGTCATTAAACGATATGTCGTTTAAATTAAGGCAGATGTTCAATGATATTGCCATAGGGACTCAAACGTTGACCGCGTCTTCAAAAGAGTTGTCAACTGTTTCCGAACAGATATCAACAAACGCTGAACAAACAGCTGAAAAATCAAATAATGTGGCTGCTGCTGCTGAAGAGATGAGTACAAATATGAATAGTGTTGCTGCTGCAACAGAGCAAACCACGGTGAATACCCAGATGATCGTATCGGCAGCAGAAAAAATGACCGCAACAATTCAAGACGTTTCCAATAACATCGCCAAAGGAAATGAAACCACTGCATTTGCCGTGAAACAAGCAAATACGGTGTCACAAAAAGTCGATGACCTGGGTAAAGCCGCATCTGATATTAATGCAGTAACGGATACGATATCAGAAATTTCTGAACAGACCAATCTTCTGGCATTAAATGCAAAAATTGAAGCTGCCAGGGCTGGCGAAGCCGGAAAAGGTTTTGCTGTCGTTGCCGGCGAAATTAAGGCACTTGCTCAGCAGACAGCTGAAGCTACCGATGTAATCAGTTCTAAAATTGCGGGTGTTCATATAACCACCCAGGAATCCGTCAAAGCCATTGAGTCCATTGTTGGGGTTATTAATGAAATTAACTCCATTGTTACTACGGTAGCGGCAGCCATTGAAGAACAATCTGTTGCTACACAAGAAATTTCAGGCAATGTAAGTCAGGCAGCTCAAGGTTTAAACGAAGTGAATGAAAATGTGAACCATACATCAAAAGTGGCAGCAGAGGTTACGCAAGATATTGCCCAGGTAAGTCAGGCAACAGTTCAAATGAGCACAGGCAGTCATCAAGTCAAAACAAAATCAGACGAATTATCGGGGTTGGCAGAAAAACTAAATGAGATGATAGGCCGTTTTCAGATCTAA
- a CDS encoding glutamine amidotransferase, protein MKPITIIKTGSTFPDIKTNHDDFETWIAKGLGHATRAIEIIDVTLHHPLPQPDSLAGAVITGSHDNVTDNPHYCSELESWIRRMVISEAPLLGICFGHQIIAKALGGVVDFHPVSLEVGTKEIQLLEPGQKDMLFQGMPDRFKAHVFHSQSIRKLPEKAVVLAKNSFEPYQAVRFAPRTWGVQFHPEADDAIAKCYLFHLADNIRKSGQSLNQLIAQLEKTPYAAALLEQFGRILSAME, encoded by the coding sequence ATGAAACCAATTACCATCATTAAGACAGGAAGCACATTTCCAGATATTAAAACCAATCACGATGATTTTGAAACCTGGATAGCAAAGGGACTCGGTCATGCCACTCGAGCCATTGAGATCATTGATGTAACATTGCATCATCCGTTGCCGCAGCCGGACAGCTTGGCCGGGGCCGTTATTACCGGTTCCCATGACAATGTCACAGATAATCCGCACTATTGCTCAGAATTGGAAAGTTGGATCCGCCGAATGGTCATATCTGAGGCCCCTTTGCTCGGGATCTGTTTCGGCCATCAAATTATAGCAAAAGCCCTGGGCGGCGTGGTGGATTTTCACCCAGTCAGCCTGGAAGTCGGAACCAAAGAGATCCAATTGCTTGAGCCTGGACAAAAAGATATGCTGTTCCAAGGCATGCCGGACCGGTTTAAGGCTCATGTCTTTCATTCCCAAAGCATACGGAAATTGCCGGAAAAGGCTGTTGTGCTGGCCAAAAACAGCTTTGAACCCTACCAGGCTGTAAGATTTGCTCCCCGGACCTGGGGGGTTCAATTTCATCCCGAAGCTGATGACGCCATTGCAAAATGCTATCTTTTTCATTTAGCCGATAATATCAGAAAAAGCGGTCAGAGTTTGAATCAACTCATCGCCCAGCTGGAAAAAACCCCGTATGCCGCCGCTCTTCTTGAGCAATTCGGCCGCATACTCTCAGCCATGGAATAA
- a CDS encoding PocR ligand-binding domain-containing protein, with amino-acid sequence MQLTDLMPVEKWTELELELANKFHFQSSVFNPEGIRITDNPNWSNSLCPVIKSTEKGQTFICAVAHMNMSNQARETKETVIEECDAGLLKLVVPVFFKGEYLGVVGGCGLLAEDGEVDEFAINKITDMDEEKIRELSADVQTIADDAVQDASDFLKKRLEEIINDYSGRQK; translated from the coding sequence ATGCAATTAACTGATCTTATGCCCGTTGAAAAATGGACTGAACTTGAATTGGAACTGGCGAATAAATTTCATTTTCAAAGCTCTGTTTTTAACCCCGAGGGTATCCGGATCACCGATAATCCCAATTGGTCCAACTCCCTGTGCCCGGTGATCAAATCCACTGAAAAAGGACAGACCTTTATCTGTGCTGTTGCCCATATGAATATGTCCAACCAGGCCCGCGAGACAAAAGAGACAGTGATAGAGGAGTGTGATGCCGGATTGCTCAAACTGGTTGTTCCGGTTTTTTTCAAAGGGGAATATCTGGGTGTTGTAGGCGGATGCGGCCTTCTTGCTGAGGATGGCGAGGTGGATGAATTTGCCATCAATAAAATTACCGATATGGATGAAGAAAAGATACGGGAATTATCCGCAGACGTCCAGACCATTGCCGATGATGCCGTTCAGGATGCAAGTGATTTCCTAAAGAAACGTTTAGAAGAAATTATAAATGATTATAGCGGACGTCAAAAATAA
- a CDS encoding DMT family transporter, with amino-acid sequence MNTSKPQLKLYSSSAKMALIAVCGAGVMWGTGALVVNILVVQYGFTPENVSFWRFVIGAVVLVGIFGRGIVWSRLRPLLFTVFLSGTAMAGYVLLWFLGIEQMGAAVPTLIALCLPPVIVTIIWVARGQETADLQLLFVLSGAIIGTVLIITQHSAATATVDSHSTLLGVVFSIGSALLYAGFSMISGRISIALGAGQATACLTVVAAVVMGLTSFFKPLSWPTEFPPQAWLLYLGLVTAVLALLAFSWGAARLKPTALTVATLFEPLTAVVLSALLLGQHFGLLQWMGSSLLLLSIWGLGRRTSGKGEN; translated from the coding sequence ATGAATACTTCCAAACCACAATTGAAATTGTATTCTTCGTCCGCGAAGATGGCACTGATAGCAGTCTGTGGGGCAGGAGTAATGTGGGGAACAGGTGCGCTCGTCGTCAATATACTTGTCGTACAGTATGGTTTCACACCAGAGAACGTATCCTTCTGGCGATTCGTTATTGGTGCGGTGGTTCTCGTTGGGATATTTGGTCGTGGTATTGTGTGGAGTAGACTACGCCCGCTATTATTTACGGTATTTCTTTCGGGCACGGCAATGGCCGGTTACGTATTGCTTTGGTTTCTTGGAATCGAACAAATGGGGGCCGCCGTTCCAACCTTGATTGCGCTCTGCCTTCCGCCTGTGATCGTTACAATAATTTGGGTAGCTCGCGGTCAAGAGACAGCCGATTTACAGCTACTTTTTGTCCTTTCAGGGGCAATCATAGGCACGGTTTTGATCATCACCCAGCACAGTGCTGCCACGGCAACCGTTGATTCACACAGTACCTTGCTTGGAGTTGTGTTCTCGATTGGTTCCGCTTTATTATACGCAGGTTTTTCCATGATCAGTGGAAGAATTTCAATAGCCTTAGGCGCTGGCCAAGCAACAGCTTGCCTGACAGTAGTTGCCGCTGTTGTAATGGGTTTAACCTCTTTTTTTAAACCACTTAGCTGGCCAACAGAATTCCCGCCGCAGGCTTGGTTGCTATATCTTGGCTTGGTAACAGCAGTCCTTGCATTACTTGCTTTCAGTTGGGGGGCGGCCCGTTTGAAACCCACGGCACTTACTGTCGCCACGTTATTTGAGCCTCTCACTGCAGTGGTGCTTTCGGCCTTACTACTGGGACAGCACTTCGGTTTGTTGCAATGGATGGGCAGTTCTCTCTTGTTGCTTAGTATTTGGGGGCTTGGTCGCCGGACGTCGGGGAAAGGTGAGAATTAG
- a CDS encoding DHA2 family efflux MFS transporter permease subunit has product MNFPAGTDKSRIWIIGAALLALFLGALDALVMSAAMPTIISELGGLHLYAWTYTAYFLSRAVSLPVFGKLSDLYSTKGLFLFSIGLFLISSIAAGASPSMGFLVAARVFQGIGGGGIFALVYVVLSDISTPADRAKTLSLASLIWGVASLVGPTLGGFIVTWCSWRWVFFINIPLGIPSIIGVTLFFKELRKKPAQSQIDVAGVTLLSGFILGFLTLIMVGGREFAWISPPIIIIGVVTCACGAGFYLAEKYAKDPILDFKFFRYPTFVIGNSLVFCASFSIFALFAYAPLFLQGTLSQTSLQVGYAMLSLSLGWSLGSIIAGRKMHWIGQKKATFIGVILMVIGTGLTLGFSRATTITHCFLTFQIVGLGMGFTTLSTLLIVQKSVKTKDLGVATSFHQFARTMGGTIGVGLCGGIVTARLISQLKTAGRQLPEPLIARLQDSMAILFQKEFQAQVPEGMTSILQDAVLNGVSLTFVIVFVVSIISVGLIPLLPRD; this is encoded by the coding sequence ATGAATTTTCCCGCCGGCACAGATAAAAGTAGAATCTGGATCATTGGGGCTGCACTTCTAGCACTTTTCCTGGGTGCGTTGGATGCATTGGTCATGTCTGCAGCTATGCCGACCATTATTTCAGAGCTGGGTGGGCTTCATCTTTATGCCTGGACATATACAGCCTATTTCCTATCAAGGGCGGTTTCGCTGCCTGTCTTTGGAAAGCTGTCCGACCTGTATTCCACAAAGGGTCTATTCCTGTTCTCAATCGGGTTATTTTTGATTTCATCGATTGCCGCAGGGGCATCTCCATCAATGGGATTTTTGGTGGCAGCACGGGTTTTTCAGGGTATTGGGGGAGGTGGCATCTTTGCACTGGTCTATGTGGTTTTGTCAGATATTTCCACACCTGCCGATCGTGCGAAAACTCTCTCTCTTGCCAGTTTAATCTGGGGTGTTGCAAGCCTGGTTGGTCCAACACTGGGCGGATTTATTGTTACCTGGTGTTCCTGGCGATGGGTTTTTTTTATAAACATACCCCTTGGGATTCCATCCATTATCGGCGTTACCCTGTTTTTCAAAGAACTTCGTAAAAAACCAGCCCAATCACAAATAGACGTTGCCGGTGTAACACTTTTGTCCGGATTTATCCTTGGATTTTTAACCTTGATTATGGTCGGTGGACGTGAATTTGCTTGGATTTCGCCTCCTATCATAATTATCGGGGTGGTGACATGTGCTTGTGGTGCCGGGTTTTACCTTGCTGAGAAATATGCGAAAGATCCTATCCTGGATTTTAAATTCTTCAGATACCCGACATTTGTTATAGGAAACAGTCTTGTGTTTTGTGCCAGTTTTTCTATTTTTGCATTGTTTGCCTACGCCCCTTTATTTCTCCAGGGCACACTTTCTCAAACGTCGCTTCAAGTCGGCTATGCAATGCTTTCCCTGAGTCTGGGATGGTCTTTGGGATCTATTATCGCCGGACGAAAAATGCACTGGATCGGACAAAAAAAAGCGACCTTTATCGGCGTGATCCTCATGGTAATCGGCACCGGCCTGACATTGGGTTTTTCCCGCGCAACCACCATAACCCATTGTTTCCTCACATTCCAGATCGTTGGCCTGGGTATGGGGTTTACAACACTGTCTACACTGCTCATTGTCCAAAAGAGTGTAAAAACCAAAGATCTGGGGGTGGCAACCTCTTTTCATCAATTTGCCCGAACCATGGGCGGAACAATCGGGGTTGGTTTGTGCGGCGGCATTGTAACGGCACGGCTCATCAGCCAGCTAAAGACTGCCGGCCGTCAGCTCCCGGAGCCGTTGATTGCCCGATTGCAGGACAGTATGGCAATCCTTTTTCAAAAAGAATTCCAGGCGCAGGTCCCTGAAGGAATGACAAGTATACTCCAGGATGCGGTCTTAAACGGTGTTTCTTTGACTTTTGTCATCGTATTTGTTGTTTCCATCATTAGTGTCGGACTGATACCGCTGCTTCCCCGTGATTGA
- a CDS encoding ADP-ribosylglycohydrolase family protein gives MKSLEYFKGCLIGGAVGDALGASIEFMSLDQIKSLFGNRGLTDYSEAYGRIGSITDDTQMTLFTAEGLILSKVRHEYQGDTGIISAVYHALLRWLYTQETGLQEHLINNYGTCSIIDGVLTGHKELFSLRAPGNSCLSALQSGKLGTIDNPVNDSKGCGGVIRMAPVGLMYDDAEKAFRIGCECAALTHGHPTGFLASGAFASIISRLISGETLTTAIDDSISILKSNTNNEETLRAIDTALELADNSTSGPDIIAEIGEGWIAEEALGIGLYCSLVAGDDFKKGVLLAVNHSGDSDSTGSITGNILGALYGINVIPENWILKLELKRLIEETAVDLFDQIK, from the coding sequence ATGAAATCGCTTGAATATTTTAAAGGATGCTTGATCGGTGGAGCTGTTGGGGATGCGCTAGGAGCATCAATCGAATTTATGTCTCTTGATCAGATCAAGTCTTTATTTGGTAATAGGGGATTGACCGATTACTCCGAAGCATACGGTCGGATAGGTAGCATTACCGATGATACCCAAATGACATTATTTACCGCTGAAGGGTTGATTTTATCCAAGGTCAGACATGAGTATCAGGGAGATACAGGTATTATTTCGGCAGTCTATCATGCGCTTTTAAGATGGCTATATACACAAGAAACAGGCCTTCAAGAACATCTCATAAATAATTATGGTACTTGCTCAATTATTGACGGGGTATTGACAGGACATAAAGAGCTCTTTTCACTAAGAGCACCAGGAAACAGCTGCTTGTCTGCGTTGCAATCTGGTAAATTGGGTACAATTGACAATCCTGTAAACGACAGTAAGGGATGCGGTGGGGTTATACGTATGGCTCCGGTGGGACTTATGTATGATGATGCAGAAAAGGCATTTCGAATAGGTTGTGAATGCGCGGCTCTGACACATGGCCATCCAACCGGATTTTTGGCATCCGGAGCCTTTGCTTCGATCATTTCCAGATTAATCTCAGGGGAAACGCTTACCACTGCAATTGATGATTCAATTTCGATTTTAAAATCCAACACGAATAATGAAGAGACGTTAAGAGCAATTGATACAGCACTTGAACTGGCGGATAATTCAACATCAGGACCTGATATCATAGCAGAGATTGGAGAAGGTTGGATCGCTGAGGAAGCGCTTGGCATAGGTCTTTATTGCTCACTGGTTGCTGGCGATGATTTCAAAAAGGGGGTTTTGCTGGCAGTCAATCATTCTGGAGATAGTGATTCAACAGGGTCCATCACTGGTAATATTTTAGGAGCGCTCTATGGGATTAATGTCATCCCTGAAAATTGGATTCTCAAGCTTGAATTGAAACGTCTGATTGAAGAAACGGCTGTCGATTTGTTTGATCAAATAAAGTGA
- a CDS encoding class I SAM-dependent methyltransferase yields the protein MSHYLNNCCPLCGEDNPELYFEDKNRRYLSCPDCHLVYVPREFFLTKEAEKTEYDFHNNDPADPEYRKFLSRLSLPMLERLRPRQKGLDFGCGPGPAMHDLFTAHGHTVDLYDPFYTNNPGVFSNTFDFITATEVVEHLHHPGSVFDRLFDLLHCGGWLGIMTKLVLDKEKFSYWHYIRDLTHVCFYSRATFTYIAQRHRASLSFIGNDVILLQKGEFQV from the coding sequence ATGAGTCATTATTTAAATAATTGCTGCCCCCTGTGCGGAGAGGATAATCCAGAGCTGTATTTTGAAGATAAAAACAGGAGGTATCTGTCATGCCCGGATTGCCACCTTGTCTATGTGCCCCGTGAGTTTTTCCTGACAAAGGAGGCTGAAAAGACCGAGTATGATTTTCACAATAATGATCCGGCAGATCCGGAATATCGAAAATTTCTCTCCCGTTTGAGCCTACCCATGCTGGAACGACTCCGCCCCAGGCAGAAGGGCCTGGATTTCGGTTGCGGCCCGGGACCTGCCATGCATGACCTGTTTACAGCCCATGGGCACACCGTGGATCTCTATGATCCGTTTTATACGAACAACCCGGGTGTGTTTTCCAATACATTTGATTTTATTACAGCAACAGAGGTGGTCGAACACCTTCACCATCCGGGCAGCGTATTTGACCGGCTATTCGACCTGCTGCATTGCGGCGGCTGGCTGGGCATTATGACAAAGCTTGTCCTTGATAAAGAAAAGTTTTCATATTGGCATTATATTCGGGATCTGACACATGTCTGCTTCTACAGCCGGGCCACCTTCACCTATATCGCCCAAAGGCACCGGGCATCCCTTTCTTTTATAGGGAATGATGTGATATTGCTTCAAAAAGGGGAATTTCAGGTGTGA